A single window of Plasmodium reichenowi strain SY57 chromosome 14, whole genome shotgun sequence DNA harbors:
- a CDS encoding hypothetical protein (conserved Plasmodium protein, unknown function), whose product MKKLYHTNAVIFYSQKICDHFSMFKHDIIRLYSNIEKMLPQGEKKKKKEKNLSHIPYYVLNKNQTDNEKYNFEILMKNVKNKAEEYNLIKIKEIQNKILIHLNKFNINEIVATLILSYKYNLLNQLILTNIIDIIFHNSGFLNSKHVFILLLITKNIYSKKNYYSYSIQHEQKLPQNDMNKSGEKEEHVINSKWKNKFFHEVIQNMLYDDNINDHKEEIKEDSSNEYNINNNKKDNLYDILCIPLDNEEKIYPPHNIIKKKKKNHDKSNNYQTYEKKKNSYNNIQVDNKNNSNMDLIIQKLNNQTINNNNNNNNNNDICQNVVYNDDYNVDTLNYIPNKQNEQDIYCEINSTQDIFCELNNKQDILLNDKISELKKSHEKIREILLNNYNHILFNFTNNIYTNLLLLNYMYDENIISYDEFFNIIYSINNEYNNDTFEKNDLKNYQPSSSYSINIINSYIQHESYHIYSIYDIYIYTHIKLLKNIFKQNKYMKKKYIFEHIQSNNPIQDIIYTNKINFIHTFDRFFQNILTAKQNIDYIKLFYLNICSHQIFKLIIINNDHITNIKIYYPILKKIPLSHIIAQLHIKKGQPTNQFYYQLLNILYYLQEKQKLSKSNQGIFYEDLHTSSIEQMNRVYISYLNSLNDYTIHDLLIKNNMHNINTKNNINSTHNINSTHNNIFPPNTSVIKNKPNQININYKDIYEQCNKPNVFFIDTHRYFFKYFIMDLTFNIINYLNYMDIYDKLFIYKYLIVLNYKNEYIINIIHDHLYNFFILKLHYEDIQHIFYFLQYVLSSLIYSPSIFFFHIINNIDITTFEKLLNIIKKEKIFEDHTKKIYDHINIFINQNYITVHKNKYNMNNSFYYYKKRIDHFQSVLYDFLFL is encoded by the coding sequence atgaaaaaattgTATCATACTAATGctgttatattttatagTCAGAAAATATGTGACCATTTTTCAATGTTTAAACATGATATCATCCGATTATATAgtaatattgaaaaaatgCTTCCACaaggagaaaaaaaaaaaaaaaaagaaaaaaatttgagTCATATCCCTTATTATGTCCTTAATAAAAATCAAACAGACAAcgaaaaatataattttgaaaTCTTGATGAAAAATGTTAAAAACAAAGCAgaagaatataatttaataaaaatcaaagaaatacaaaacaaaattttaattCACCTGAACAAATTTAATATCAATGAAATTGTTGCTACTCTTATCCtttcttataaatataatttattaaatcaaCTTATTTTAACCAACATAATAGATATTATATTCCATAATTCAGGATTCTTAAATAGTAAAcatgtttttatattattattaataaccaaaaatatatattccaaaaaaaattattattccTATTCCATACAACATGAACAAAAACTTCCACAAAATGACATGAACAAGTCAGGTGAAAAAGAAGAACATGTTATAAATAGTAAatggaaaaataaatttttccATGAAGTTATAcaaaatatgttatatgatgataatataaatgatcataaagaagaaattaaGGAAGATAGTTctaatgaatataatatcaataataataaaaaggataatttatatgatatacTATGTATACCTTTAGATAATGAAGAGAAAATATATCCTCctcataatattataaaaaaaaaaaaaaaaaatcatgataaaagtaataattACCAGacatatgaaaaaaaaaaaaattcttataataatatacaagtagacaataaaaataattcaaacATGGATCTTATAAttcaaaaattaaataatcaaactattaataataataataataataataataataatgatatatgtCAAAATGTAgtatataatgatgattATAATGTGGACACACTTAATTATATACCGAACaaacaaaatgaacaaGACATATATTGTGAAATAAATAGTACACAGGATATATTTTGTGAACTAAATAATAAACAGGATATcttattaaatgataaaatatcagaattaaaaaagtCACATGAAAAAATTAGAGAAATATTActtaataattataatcatatattatttaattttacaaataatatatatactaatttattattattaaattatatgtatgatgaaaatataatatcatatgatgaatttttcaatattatatatagtattaataatgaatataataatgatacctttgaaaaaaatgaccttaaaaattatcaaccctcatcatcatattctattaatattattaattcatatatacaACATGAAtcttatcatatatattcaatatatgatatatatatatatacacatataaaattattaaaaaatatatttaaacaaaataagtacatgaaaaaaaaatatatttttgaacATATCCAATCCAATAATCCTATACAAGATATTATctatacaaataaaataaattttatacatacattTGATAGgttttttcaaaatatattaacagcaaaacaaaatattgattatataaaattattctatttaaatatatgctCACAtcaaatatttaaattaattattattaataacgaccatattacaaatattaaaatttattatcctatcttaaaaaaaataccTTTATCACATATTATAGCTcaattacatataaaaaaaggacAGCCAACAAatcaattttattatcaacTTTTAAACATactatattatttacaagaaaaacaaaaactTAGCAAATCCAACCAGGGTATATTTTATGAGGATCTACACACATCCAGTATAGAACAAATGAATCGTGTATACatatcatatttaaattCCTTGAATGATTATACTATACACGACCtcttaataaaaaataatatgcataatattaatacaaaaaataatattaattcaacacataatattaattcaacacataataatatatttcctCCAAATACTAGTGTAATTAAAAACAAACCGAACCAAATAAATATCAACTATAAAGATATTTATGAACAATGTAATAAACCAAATGTGTTTTTTATCGATACACatagatatttttttaaatattttattatggACCTTAcctttaatattattaattatttaaattacatggatatatatgataaactttttatatacaaatatttaattgttcttaattataaaaatgaatatataataaacatcATACATgatcatttatataatttttttatactaAAACTACATTATGAGGATATACAAcatattttctattttttacaatatGTACTTTCCTCCCTTATATATTCCCCtagtatttttttttttcatattataaataatattgacATAACCACATTCGAAAAATTattgaatattattaaaaaggaaaaaatatttgaagaccatactaaaaaaatatatgatcatattaatatatttattaatcAAAATTACATAACTGTACAcaagaataaatataacatgaacaattcattttattattacaaaaaaaggATAGACCATTTTCAGAGTGTATTATATGactttttatttctataa